A single Pseudoalteromonas phenolica DNA region contains:
- a CDS encoding GAF domain-containing protein, with protein sequence MISSYLSLSGVTTSPTLVEQALAELDAFLNSEQGTADVAWSYLIPELGEGGSCSLFGQLQDAPFELESYINNNQENNVLLEKLNAIVQFVVDKTQVDWFGIYANTLTPEGEQLLKLAYHGAPSRPLFPLTENFAKISNNVQVALSSKGRVVNDVAEYVAQGGEYYTCDPKVQSEACLPMFDNISGCTGIIDAEAFSTGIFDEQVLAVLVAACIRIPQYLPRS encoded by the coding sequence ATGATTTCTTCTTATCTTTCACTTTCGGGCGTAACAACATCGCCTACACTAGTTGAACAAGCGTTAGCGGAATTAGATGCATTTCTAAATTCTGAACAAGGCACTGCGGATGTGGCTTGGTCTTATTTGATCCCTGAATTAGGAGAAGGCGGAAGCTGTAGCTTGTTTGGCCAACTACAAGATGCGCCTTTTGAATTAGAAAGCTACATCAACAATAACCAAGAAAATAACGTGTTATTGGAAAAACTCAATGCGATAGTGCAATTCGTTGTTGATAAAACACAAGTAGATTGGTTTGGTATTTATGCAAATACCTTAACCCCTGAAGGTGAGCAGTTACTTAAACTGGCTTATCATGGTGCGCCTAGTCGTCCTTTGTTCCCACTAACAGAAAACTTTGCAAAGATAAGTAATAACGTACAAGTTGCCTTGTCTTCTAAAGGGCGAGTTGTGAATGATGTCGCTGAATATGTAGCACAAGGTGGTGAGTATTATACCTGTGATCCTAAAGTACAATCTGAAGCATGTTTACCTATGTTTGATAACATTTCAGGCTGTACTGGTATCATCGATGCAGAGGCGTTCTCAACTGGCATTTTTGATGAACAGGTGTTGGCAGTTTTAGTTGCCGCCTGTATTAGAATTCCTCAGTATTTACCGCGTTCGTAG
- a CDS encoding ATP-binding SpoIIE family protein phosphatase, protein MRILVVDDQPLNCTLLKTMLEQQSYQVEVASNGQQALEKLNEYSIDIVLLDVMMPVMDGFETAPLIKQQAGDVYLPIIFITALEDHQSFEKCLEVGGDDFIHKPFDKIILSAKIKAHARTRRLSQEANRQKKELEYHYNQTEREHEIVEHIFSNALSQQKNFPNICDFHLSPASMFNGDMFLMAQSPLGGFYCLLGDFTGHGLAAAVGALPASRIFYAMVAKGMAVSDIAYELNSALAELLPGHMFCAAAIIELSESGRSVSAWLGGIPDIYVIDKSGLVVKTLESQHMALGILEADEFERNIVHFEVNDAHRLVMATDGIVETESKQGEMFGEERLKATLASTTNIGTEDIISQVHQFSGHSEQQDDLSIAIINCVANPLIINSEATYSQLPFNFHVALNAEQMKRNDPILELVNMLSTVEGVDNHRSNIFLLLSEAYNNALDHGVLGLDSEIKNQEDGFFIFYQMREETLAKLQDAQIEISASYEPDHQQVRFTITDSGTGFHVKQNSSTSLCQEHGRGVGLLNEIAHSVSYNETGNCVELIYSLNNNPYIS, encoded by the coding sequence TTGCGAATTTTAGTCGTTGATGACCAACCCTTAAATTGCACCTTGCTGAAAACCATGCTCGAGCAACAGAGTTATCAAGTCGAGGTTGCAAGTAATGGTCAACAGGCACTTGAGAAGTTAAACGAGTATTCAATAGATATTGTTTTGCTCGATGTCATGATGCCTGTCATGGATGGTTTTGAAACAGCGCCACTGATCAAACAGCAAGCAGGGGATGTTTATTTACCTATCATTTTTATCACTGCCTTAGAAGATCATCAAAGCTTTGAAAAATGTTTAGAGGTAGGCGGCGATGACTTTATTCACAAGCCGTTCGACAAAATCATTCTCTCCGCCAAAATTAAAGCGCATGCAAGAACTCGTCGTTTAAGCCAAGAGGCAAATAGGCAAAAGAAAGAGCTTGAATACCACTACAATCAAACTGAGCGCGAGCATGAAATTGTAGAGCATATTTTTAGCAATGCGCTCTCTCAGCAAAAGAATTTTCCTAACATCTGTGACTTCCATCTATCACCAGCATCTATGTTTAATGGTGATATGTTCTTAATGGCACAGAGCCCACTTGGTGGTTTTTATTGTTTGCTTGGTGATTTTACTGGCCATGGTTTAGCTGCTGCAGTAGGGGCGTTACCTGCATCTCGTATTTTCTATGCGATGGTGGCGAAAGGCATGGCGGTCAGTGATATTGCATATGAGCTCAATAGTGCATTAGCTGAGTTATTGCCCGGGCACATGTTTTGCGCAGCTGCAATTATAGAGTTAAGTGAATCAGGGCGAAGTGTCTCAGCTTGGTTGGGCGGTATACCAGATATTTATGTAATTGATAAAAGTGGTTTGGTTGTTAAGACACTTGAGTCACAGCATATGGCGTTAGGTATTTTAGAAGCTGATGAGTTTGAGAGGAATATTGTCCATTTTGAGGTTAATGACGCTCACCGGCTTGTTATGGCAACAGATGGCATTGTTGAGACTGAGAGCAAGCAAGGTGAAATGTTTGGCGAGGAACGTTTAAAAGCAACACTGGCAAGCACAACAAATATCGGCACTGAGGATATTATCTCTCAAGTTCATCAGTTTTCTGGTCACAGTGAGCAACAAGATGATTTGAGTATAGCGATTATTAATTGTGTAGCTAATCCATTGATCATCAATTCAGAAGCAACTTACTCCCAATTACCTTTTAATTTTCATGTTGCGCTAAACGCGGAGCAAATGAAGCGAAATGATCCTATTTTAGAACTGGTTAATATGCTGAGTACTGTAGAGGGGGTCGATAATCATCGTTCAAATATTTTTCTCCTACTTTCTGAGGCCTATAACAACGCATTAGATCATGGCGTATTAGGGTTAGACTCAGAAATAAAAAATCAAGAAGATGGTTTCTTTATTTTTTATCAAATGCGTGAAGAAACTTTGGCAAAATTACAAGATGCACAAATTGAAATTAGTGCTAGTTATGAACCAGACCATCAGCAAGTTAGATTTACCATTACTGACTCTGGAACAGGGTTTCATGTCAAACAAAATAGCAGCACCTCTCTATGCCAAGAGCATGGCAGAGGAGTGGGACTTTTAAACGAAATAGCTCATTCTGTGTCTTACAACGAAACAGGCAATTGTGTTGAGCTTATTTATTCACTGAATAATAATCCCTACATTTCTTAA
- a CDS encoding STAS domain-containing protein, which produces MSLSKSASADGKTLTIQIKGKFDFNLVQSFRQAYAEVDGQTDKVIIDLRETDYMDSSALGMLLNMKKTLGESVSSITISNCRPQLKKILQISRFDKKFDID; this is translated from the coding sequence ATGAGTTTGAGCAAAAGCGCTTCTGCCGATGGCAAAACGTTGACGATACAGATAAAAGGAAAGTTTGATTTCAATTTGGTTCAGTCTTTCCGTCAAGCGTATGCAGAGGTGGATGGGCAAACAGATAAGGTGATTATCGATTTGCGAGAAACTGATTATATGGACAGTTCAGCACTAGGTATGCTTCTAAATATGAAGAAGACTCTCGGTGAATCTGTGTCGAGCATTACAATCAGTAACTGTCGACCTCAGTTGAAGAAAATACTGCAAATTTCACGTTTTGATAAAAAATTTGATATTGACTGA
- a CDS encoding translation initiation factor encodes MSENNLVYSTELGRIKPESEKNEPEVRLFKDGAVRIERQTKGRKGKGVMLVVGIDPAEHDLKKLAKTLKSKMGQGGAVKEGVIEIQGDDRDKLKQILEAMKFKVKIAGG; translated from the coding sequence ATGTCTGAAAATAATCTTGTTTATTCAACTGAATTAGGCCGTATTAAACCTGAAAGTGAGAAAAACGAACCTGAAGTCCGTCTATTTAAAGATGGTGCTGTTCGCATTGAAAGACAAACTAAAGGTCGTAAAGGGAAAGGTGTTATGTTAGTTGTGGGTATTGATCCTGCTGAGCATGACCTGAAGAAGCTTGCTAAAACACTAAAAAGTAAAATGGGTCAAGGCGGGGCTGTAAAAGAAGGCGTCATAGAAATACAAGGAGATGACCGAGATAAACTAAAGCAAATACTAGAAGCAATGAAGTTTAAGGTCAAAATTGCAGGGGGTTAA